GCACTGCgccattaaaaacagaagagtAGATGTTCACCATCATCTCTAGCTGGAGTTAAAATTGTAAGAGGAATGATTGGAGTgtatttttgtgatattttgtcCCATATAAGAGGTATCTTCACTTCTTCTGTTGGGATGGAAGTGTTTCCACTAGCCTGTTGTGCACATGCATCATCCctgaaaaaacaagcaaaattcagcagattttgtgataaaagttttgaaaaacatttagtcacattacaactaaaatctgtattttctggAATTTTACattatagaccaacacaaagtatcgGGATATCTAAAGTTCATCCAGtgagtctctttttttttttcaatgcaaCCGATTTCATGATTTCTGCTAATCTAAATACAAACCGTTTATGCATGACAAGCGGAATATGCATTGTGGTTTTGGCGTACCTTTGAAGTACTTGACAGTCTTAACCCGCAGCTCCAAGGTGGCATCTTCGTCACATACGAAAACAGTCTGCGGATGTTGCTGGAAGGCCGACACTGTCCACATGTGATTGACACCTTCTTCTATCGCTTTGTACAAAGCAAATGCTTTGTGTGCTCCAGTGATAAGGATCATGACCTGaccagaaagaaaatgtgaccACAGAAACCACGGCATTCAGTCACTGATCATCAGGAAGACCCCAAACAGCATGACAAATATATGTGCTGTTGAAATGAGCTCTTTACCTCTTTTGCATCCATGACGGTGCCTACTCCCACTGTCAGGGCCATGGTGGGAACTTTAGAGAGATCTCCATCAAAGAATCGAGCGTTAGCCATGATTGTGTCCTTTGCTAGCGTCTTCACTCTGGTCCTGGAAACCAAACTTGACCCAGGCTCATTAAAGGCAATGTGGCCATCAGGTCCAATCCCTGCAACAAAATGTCAGGATTTATCTTAGTGTCATCTTTCTTCAACCATGACACCATTAAACAAGGGATTAAAGTGTTTTGCTATCAAGGCTGACCTCCAACAAACAACTCGATCCCTCCGGCCTCTTTTATCTTTCCCTCAAAGGAGTTGCACTCTGCTTGAAGGTCAGCTGCATTTCCATCAAGAATGTGGGCGTTTTCTGCTCTTATGTCGATGTGCTTGAAGAAGTTGTTCCACATGAAGGAGTGATAGCTCTCAGGGTGATTTCTGGGAAGACCTGCGACATGGGTTCATGAAAATGTCCTCAACAAAATCGCACAGAGAAGTCCTCGAAGCTGAGGTAAACGGAGATCAGCACTTACCAACGTATTCGTCCATGTTGAAGGTTTTCACAAACTCGAAGGAGATTTCTCCATTTTTGTAGTATTCGATCAGCTTCTTGTAACATCCTAAAGGAGTGCTTcctgaggagaggagaggagataatttgttaaattgacaatggaaagcaaaataaaaggaagtcCATAACTGTATTTAAGTCTTTAAAAGTTGTGATGCTTTCCAACAAACAGCATTCTGTAGAAGAAGAGGTCAGGAAAACCATTGTTGATCCTTCGTCTTTGTCTTCCAGCAAAACActatgtgtgtgggggggagcAATACTCCATATCCTAAATACACCAGTCCCATACTGAAGTAtagtgatggcagcatcatactaTGGGTACCACTATTTGGATCATAATTTCTtcctttaattattttatttctccttcTACCACCAAATTCTCCCAATAAACCCCAACAAGTTTGTGGTTGATAAAAATTGGGGAAAATTAGCGCAGTATGAATATATTAGCGAGGCTGAAATGCAGAGCGCATCTAATTTACATGTAATGGCTTCAAAACTGTGTCAACAAGGAAAATCACATCTCCTTTCAATATAATGGCCACCCCATTAATCTCTGAGCGTTAATGTGTGACTATATCAAATACAAAATAGATGctttaatacttttttaaattattgctgTGACCTACATATTTTCAGTGCTGCTGAATTATCTTTGTATCATCCTATCTTACTGAAACCATTATGCAAGTGGGTGTTAACTGGATATTTTGTCCAATGGAAAATACAAATTGCAGCGGATTtcgtttcttctttttccccccccccctgccATGTTCGCATTTTTATAAAGACCAACTAAATCCCTTTATCTGACTCTGAGTCAGCAGATATgtattggttaaaaaaaaaaaaggcaactaCAGTACTTTGGCTGATTCAGTGCTTCATATCCGGATTTtaataaggaaaagaaaaaaaagaccagaaCATGGACGCTTTCTGTTTCCGCGTACCTGTGGGAAGTCCTAATGTGAAGAACTTATTGGGTCCAGGTTGGAAATGTAAAATCTTGTTTCTGATGTACTTTGCAGCCCACTCGCTTGCCTGGTCGTAGTCATTTAGGATGATCAGCTTCATCGTCCTGCAGGAGAAAACAGCGACAATTTCACCATTAAGACGAAAACTTCAGCAACGAGGCAGCTCTGCACACACTCCTAAATTAGACTTTAGACTCATCAAAATAACCCATCATTCAGCAGAACTGCTTCATTTATCACTGTGTGTCTCTTTAAGGGTGGAGGGGCAGGGGAGGAAGTATCGCCACGACTTTATCGCATTCGTTTACGCAAATCTGTGTTAACGTCCAGACATAAATTAGTTATTAGAGTTAAAATAGTCCACATTACTTACAGTCTTCAGATGTCAGTCGGAACAACAGCAGAGCGCGGGTGGGTCACATGACTTCCTCGGCGTGAGCGTCGGCGCTGCCTACTCCAAAACCAACAGCCTCTTAAAGCTGAAGCGTCgtgatttaatttgaaaagtgtcACTTTTTGGCACTTTTATAAAATGATTTGAATGATTGTGTAAAACGGACCAAAAGCCATTCTCTCCTCACAGCCCTTTGTTGCAAAGTTGTCACACTCCACAAGTTCTGGGATTTAATGAGGTAGCTTTGCTGTACAGTCTTGATATTTCaggctttcttctttttaaaataagcttaacctcagtcagattggatggagagcatctatgaaaataattttttaagtcTGTGCTTTGATCCAGatccttttattttatctctgcATGGATGATTGCGGTCATTGTCCTACTGGAGAGTGAAGCTCTGCCCCGGTGTTAGAGCCTCCTAACAGGTTTTCTCCTTTCCCACCAACTCTgaccagtttttaaaaatatttccactgcATGATTCTCCCACCACTATGCTTCACTGTGGCGAGGATGATTCAATGGTGATGTTtctttaatctgattttattttatagtgttatattaattattttcattttgtcctttaaaattaaaaaaattacacatacaattttggtctgtctgattatgtaatttttagatattaaattatatcaaaaactttacttttgagtaattttttggatGGCTAGTTTTTACATTTGAGTGGAACTATGATGAGTACTAATGTTTGGGTGCAGTATCCACCTCTGGGTGCAAAGACCATTTGCAGTATATGTATTAGTTCACATTCATATTCTTTCTTTATTCATTGTCAGATTAAAGATGGGAGGTATCTTCCACCCACCTATGCCACACTGACTTCTCAACAGAAACAATAATTCTCTTGGCATCAACCAaaatcagaacatttttctgtcttaagCACGACAGGGCTAATGTTGGGAGAGATTTTCAACCACTTTATTAAAACCAGGTTGTGACACAGACCAGAACAGTTACAGAGcacacaacagaaataaataccaTCATGTGTACAGCGCTCATTATCAAACAGAGTAATTGCAGCTGGCTTTTGATTTAGGTCATCCAGAAGAAGAGAGGGCATGCTATGTCAGATAGATGTGCCACCATGAGCTGGGCTCGGTGTGCTCACCGCCCTGCCTGCTTTTTCACTGTCCAAGTGCAGTTCCTGAAACACGTCACCAACTCTGATAAACGCCGCCAGGCCGCATCTCAGTCTGACTCAACCGGCCCCTGTTCAGCGTAGCTTCAGGAGGCGTTTGGGCTGTTTTAGTCGAGGTCCATGTCAGGCTTGGTCTCTGTAGGTTCTGAGGTTGGGTTGCCTGTGTTCTCAGCTGCTCCCTTGTCTGTAGTTTCCTCCTGGGCCTTCTCCTGGCCGTCAACTGGACCGTTCTGCTCTGCAGGTGTTTCCTCCTTGGGGACCTCCACCTTTGGTTTGGGCTTCGTCACAACCGGGTTACAAGCAGAGAACAGCTCCTATAAACCAAGAGAGGGGTGTTAGAGAGAGGATGGATTCTCACATGAATATAATAAAGGGCACAGCAAAGACTCAcccttgtttttgctttaatgtcTTTCACTTTAACAATGGGATCTACAGCTAGGCTCTGCTTGCTTTGCTGGTTCATGCTGCTGTTCATCCAGATCATTGCTTCGTTGTTCAGTTTGTCCACTTTGGTGACGTCTGCCTCATCTAAATGGTCGTACTGCTCATCCTGGAAGCACAAAACAAGAATGAAGAATGAAGTTACTCACTAGTGTGTAATCAGTCTCCAAATAATTAGAGCCGTCATTATTCATTATAATCATTCATACTTGCTGTAATAATTTAGACACATCTGCATATTTAGATGTCACATTcataaaatgtatctttttctatttgttaatcTTTTTCTAAAAGTAAAGCTTGTTTTCCTTCAGACTTTTTTGTAGCTGCTCTCATTGTGTGGCCTTATTTGCTTCTAAACAAACATGTCAGACAAATGTGCAAGTTTTTTGTGCACTACAACAACTAGAGCGGGGCATAATACGCAGAAAAGACAACATCCAGGAGCTACTGATGAGGcgacagaaacaacaaaatcagcaaaagatttttttaagctCCTAAATGCTCAGAATGAAGTTAAACAAATGGTCGACAGCTGCGTTTTCCACTGAATACAGCTGTTCAGGTTAAAAGGCAAATCAGAAAGCCTAAATAAGAGt
This Xiphophorus hellerii strain 12219 chromosome 23, Xiphophorus_hellerii-4.1, whole genome shotgun sequence DNA region includes the following protein-coding sequences:
- the gnpda1 gene encoding glucosamine-6-phosphate isomerase 1, yielding MKLIILNDYDQASEWAAKYIRNKILHFQPGPNKFFTLGLPTGSTPLGCYKKLIEYYKNGEISFEFVKTFNMDEYVGLPRNHPESYHSFMWNNFFKHIDIRAENAHILDGNAADLQAECNSFEGKIKEAGGIELFVGGIGPDGHIAFNEPGSSLVSRTRVKTLAKDTIMANARFFDGDLSKVPTMALTVGVGTVMDAKEVMILITGAHKAFALYKAIEEGVNHMWTVSAFQQHPQTVFVCDEDATLELRVKTVKYFKGMMHVHNRLVETLPSQQKK